In Lycium ferocissimum isolate CSIRO_LF1 chromosome 3, AGI_CSIRO_Lferr_CH_V1, whole genome shotgun sequence, the genomic window TGTGTGACTTGGTGAATTCATGTTGAACTAATAGAGATAAAAGGAGTGGAGCTTTGTTCACCAGTTGTGAATGATCAGAAGAAAACACCTGAAGGCCCAATATGATGTTCTCTTTCATCGTGTGAGCTTTCTCAAGGTGCAtgactaattaaaaaaaaaaaaatatatagtttCAGCTCGAGTAAATGAAACTGTTGAGCACGGTTGTGTTTCTTATTCTATCCATTTTTACTAATAATAGGagaacaaaataaaagaatCTTGCTTAACCAAACTAATGTTATAGGAAAGTAGAGTTGGAGCTTTATCTTTTATGGTTGGACACCACTTATTTTCTCCTTCCATTGGTGGAAAATTTTTCAAAGCCAAAGATGAAAGATTGTGACTgtcttatttacttcttcacCTTGGCCTAGCCTAACGTCTCTCTCAATCAGTCATCCTAAAGTTGTCatcacaaaaagaagaagaacacaAAAGTTATAACGTATACGTAAAATGTACAAGTGAAGTCTACTACATTGCACTTTGCGTCACACAATTAATTACTATGtcgaaagattttttttttttgccacaaTTTTCTAAAATACTTTTTAACTATTATGAATTAAATTTGTAACTTATAAGTAGtacttttatatatgtaaattttatttaaaaagacTTAAACATTTTATGTTCGAATTTACACCGAGAATTAAATAATTTGATCCTCCTATGTCGAATTATGTCACATCAAGTGAAACGGATAGAGTAATAATTAGTAAAGTACCCAAAGCTCAAGGATGCGATATAGTGATGAATAAAGTGGGTTGTGAATCATGACGTCTCGGGTTCAAATTCCACCGAAAGTactagtcaattttttttttttttatgagacACTGAAATACTATGAAATTAGCGTTGAATTAGTCAAGACACACGCAACTGACTTTACCATCAcaagtaaaaaaaatagtaatggAATTTGGACATTTGAAGGACAGGTTGCCATCAAAGTTACACTTACAAGCCCCAACTAACCCCAATAAAAGTGGCCAACACTTGCCAATAGCAACCGTAAACACATGATATCCGCAAATTGAAAGATAGAACCTATAGTTTCCAAAACAAAGCAGCAAAGTGTAGAAACCATGGAGAATGCAAATGGGGAAactagcaacaacaacaacaacaataatgcaAGGTTAGCTATAATGGAATTAGCTAACATGATAAGTGTACCTATGTCCCTTAATGCCGTTGTTAAACTCAAGGTTGCTGATGCTATTTGGCAAGGTGCATCAAACATCCCACTCTCTCCCGCTGAAATTCTCGAGAAAATCCGCCCCCCTCAAGGGGGCAGAGACGCTGAGAACCTTCAGCGAATTCTACGCATGCTCACGAGCTATGGTGTGTTCGAGGAGCACGTAGTTGACGATGGCTCTCAAAGAAGGTATTTTTAACCTTTTTTGCAGGCTAACACTAATTTATCATGGAATTAAGCATTTTGTTTTGGATGACGTTTTATCAGAGGCgaatttaagatttaaaatCAGTAGGTATGGTTTTGCTTTTCACATatgtcaatttttattttttgatcaaactTGTTGTGTCTGTTCTAGATCCGCCACTGTTGATTCTACTCTCTTCTCTTCCAATTGCTTGGGAAAAATCCTAATATCTTAAATGATGGAGCAAATATGAGTGTTAAAGGCAGATATCGCTAAGGACAGGTCAAATTCACAAGATGTGTGTCGGGAGTATTAACCAAGAACCTAAGAATATTTTTATACACGATCAATTTTAAGTGATTTAATTGTGTAAAATACACCGTTAACGTTAAACTCACATCTAATTAAGCTACCAAAACAACATTTCCGCTCTAGGCGACTTTGGTTTAACTAGTTAGAGCCTAtcgatcttcttcttcttaggTAATTAATCGAGGAAATTCAAGCCGAATTTCTAGTATGAGGTTCAATTTTTGCCTTAATACATGTGGTGCTTCTGGTCCACACACTAGATATTTATATGTGTTGGGCACTTGCTAACGAAATCCAAAAGTAGAAACGTATTTGGTATAATAGAAGTCAGTTTTCACACGCGCACAcacacaacaaaacaaaaaaaaaaaaaaattaataataataataaaaaaaaaatatatatatatatatatatatatatatatattaattaattaatttctaaaaaaGGTGCTCCATAGTTAGTGTTCAGCTTAATTCTATAGCAAATAGTCAAGATCTTAGAACTCTCCGTACTTCTAAAATCCAATGTGTTTCAGCAATGTAATTGATTTTATGTTGCAATGAGTATCTCAGTCAGGAAACTGTTCAGTGAGGATTCATGTAGCCGATTCCAACTTATTCGAAATTGATCAGGCGTAGTTATTAATATTGTTTACAGATATTCGTTGACTGAGGTGGGCAAAACCCTAGTAACGGACGAGAATGGCCTATCCTATGGCTCGTACGTGCTCCAGCACCACCAGGACGCGCTAATGAGGGCATGGACGATGGTTCATGAGGCCGTCAATGATTCATCGACCGAGCCATTTGTGAAGGCAAATGGCGAGCCAGCTTACGATTACTACGGAAAAAACTCGGAGATGAATAGCCTTATGTTAAATGCAATGTCTGGGGTTTCCGTGCCATTCATGAAAGCTATTTTAGAGGGATATGATGGATTTCAAGGGGTGAAAACGCTTGTTGACGTTGGGGGAAGTGGTGGAGATTGCTTGAAGATGATTTTAGAGAAACACTCAAGTATTCAACTAGGAATCAACTTTGATTTGCCTGAGGTTGTTGAAAAAGCCCCCCAAATTCCTCGTAAGTAATAtggttttatttatatattgagATCGAGTATGAAAATTGAATTATTATCGAATTGAATCATCGAAGCAGGAATAAAATAACTGGATATGAATCTAGAAATGAGGTCTTCCCTCTTATCTTAATCGCATGAAGCTTACCTGAGGAAATAGgaagataagaaagaagagttaaaaaCAAAGTTATGAACATACCATTTAATTCTTGGAAGAACATGTCAAGACTAAAAATAGGAATGTTAAAATTGGGGAGTttcttaatataaaaaaaaaatagatgtcaattctttttaaaatagaaTGAAAAAAGTGTCATCTAAAATGTACTTCCTCAAGTCACAGATATTAGTCGTTTTGGCAAATCGGATTGTTTCAAAATGTTTGATGTTTTAACAAAATAGGATATGATAATTTTGCTTAATTAAGTCAGAAATGTACCTGAGAGAAAACGGATAAATCTCTAGCCAAAAAATATCACGAGGTTAAGCGAAAATGATTAAGTCGTGACCTTACAAATGTAGATAGGTCTTTACCATTCATCTTTCTTTTCCatcaatatgattttatttCTGTGGAATCGTACTccagattattttttttgtcaccTTTAATTGACAAACAGGAAAATTGGGACGAGTGTGAGTGTGTGACTACGACTTTTTGGTTACCTTTGGATCTCTTTCATGTCTTGAATCATAATATGTGGCTAAATCCTAAATATGATAAGTTTTGGCGTGCAGGTATAAAGCACATTGGTGGTGACATGTTCAAATACATACCAAAGGGCGACGCTATTTTCATGAAggtgcttttc contains:
- the LOC132049675 gene encoding nicotinate N-methyltransferase 1; the encoded protein is MENANGETSNNNNNNNARLAIMELANMISVPMSLNAVVKLKVADAIWQGASNIPLSPAEILEKIRPPQGGRDAENLQRILRMLTSYGVFEEHVVDDGSQRRYSLTEVGKTLVTDENGLSYGSYVLQHHQDALMRAWTMVHEAVNDSSTEPFVKANGEPAYDYYGKNSEMNSLMLNAMSGVSVPFMKAILEGYDGFQGVKTLVDVGGSGGDCLKMILEKHSSIQLGINFDLPEVVEKAPQIPRIKHIGGDMFKYIPKGDAIFMKWVITTWTDDECVQIMKSCYNALPEKGKLIACEPVLPHHTNDSKRTRALLEGDIFVMTIYRAKGRHRTEEEYRQLGQLAGFADCRGFYIDHFFAILEFQK